AGGGCGTGCTGGAGCACACCTGCTTCTGCGCGATTGATCCCGCCCAGCGCGAGGCCTATCTCGACACCGTGGCGCGGTTGCTAGTCCCCGGGGGCTGGTTGCTGGGTCTGTTCTGGTGCCACCAGCGCCCGGATGGTCCCCCTTGGGGAAGCGACTCGGCGCTGTTGGCGCAGCAGCTGGCGGCAGCCGGATTCCGCCAGGAACTCTGGGAGCCAGCGCAGGGCTCAGCCCCAGAGCGCGACAACGAGTGGCTGGGGCTCTGGCGGCACTGAGTACCTGAACCAACAGACCCTGCACACCAAAGTCGGAGGAATAGCACTCATGCTGCTAAACGAGAACCCTGAGGTTTAAGGGAGCAAGGATCGTGAGCAGCCGGCAGGAGAAAAAAGGGGGGGGAGAGTG
This genomic window from Cyanobium sp. Tous-M-B4 contains:
- a CDS encoding class I SAM-dependent methyltransferase is translated as MTASLYRRISHVLKPPDVLIRGVTTFLKPGEAALLADLGYEVIGLDFSCEAIERAQAVHGSDRTQLRWLQADLFDGAALAAAGNSTGSLQGVLEHTCFCAIDPAQREAYLDTVARLLVPGGWLLGLFWCHQRPDGPPWGSDSALLAQQLAAAGFRQELWEPAQGSAPERDNEWLGLWRH